The proteins below are encoded in one region of Halalkalicoccus jeotgali B3:
- a CDS encoding MATE family efflux transporter: MGVRRAINALFKSSDEFDLTSGGIGKPLFYLSLPIVVMNLFQTAYNLADTFWLGQHSTSALAAISFAFPMVFLMISLALGLSVAGSVLVAQYTGAGREREAAYAASQTVAYAAIASVVLGVVGSVFVDEALVLLGVSPDIAPLVVEYMRVYAVGLLFVFGFAVFMSLMRGYGDTITPMYVMAGSVLINIVLDPLLIFGFENNPLFAWLGLGGLEAWLFGLSGFAGSGIEGAAVATVFSRALAFAVGLAIMLRGDRGVRIRLRQMAPDLSFARKVIDIGVPASIEGTARALSINLLLFVIAAFPESVVAAYGIGTRIFSVIFLPALAVSQGIETMTGQNIGAGRQDRAAETNHFGARSMLAILTVLGLLIMIAARPVAAIFTNDPAVIEHSATFLRVAALSFGFIGVMRAYTGGFRGAGDTLVAAAISILTLGVVRLPVAWIAAGTFGALGLWISFPISNAIGGLVAYCWFKRGTWRESDLTGSGIGIGDTSGEAVSND, encoded by the coding sequence ATGGGCGTTCGGCGAGCCATCAATGCCCTGTTCAAGAGTTCCGACGAGTTCGATCTGACCTCGGGCGGGATCGGCAAGCCGCTGTTTTACCTCTCGTTGCCGATCGTCGTGATGAACCTGTTTCAGACCGCCTACAACCTCGCGGACACGTTCTGGCTCGGCCAGCACAGCACGAGCGCACTGGCCGCGATCAGCTTCGCGTTCCCGATGGTGTTTCTGATGATCTCGCTTGCGCTCGGGCTCTCGGTGGCCGGGAGCGTCCTCGTGGCCCAGTACACCGGTGCCGGGCGAGAGCGGGAGGCGGCGTACGCCGCCTCCCAGACGGTCGCCTACGCAGCCATCGCCTCGGTCGTGCTGGGGGTGGTCGGCTCCGTCTTCGTCGACGAGGCGTTGGTGCTGCTTGGTGTGAGCCCCGACATCGCGCCGCTGGTCGTCGAGTACATGCGGGTGTACGCCGTCGGCCTGCTGTTCGTCTTCGGCTTTGCCGTCTTCATGTCGCTGATGCGGGGCTACGGGGATACGATCACGCCGATGTACGTGATGGCCGGCTCGGTCCTCATCAACATCGTGCTCGACCCGCTGTTGATCTTCGGCTTCGAGAACAACCCGCTGTTCGCGTGGCTGGGTCTTGGCGGGCTCGAAGCGTGGCTGTTCGGACTGAGTGGGTTCGCCGGCTCGGGCATCGAGGGGGCGGCCGTCGCGACGGTGTTCTCGCGGGCGCTTGCCTTCGCCGTCGGCCTCGCGATCATGCTGCGGGGCGATCGCGGGGTCCGGATCAGACTGCGCCAGATGGCGCCCGACCTCTCGTTCGCTCGAAAGGTGATCGATATCGGCGTGCCTGCCTCGATCGAGGGGACCGCCCGCGCGCTGTCGATCAACCTGCTGTTGTTCGTCATCGCGGCGTTTCCCGAGTCGGTCGTCGCTGCCTACGGGATCGGCACGCGGATCTTCTCGGTCATCTTCCTGCCGGCGCTTGCGGTCTCCCAGGGGATCGAGACGATGACCGGCCAGAACATCGGCGCCGGCAGGCAGGATCGGGCCGCCGAGACGAACCACTTTGGGGCCCGCTCGATGCTCGCGATCCTGACAGTCCTCGGACTGCTCATCATGATCGCCGCACGGCCAGTGGCCGCGATCTTCACTAACGACCCGGCGGTGATCGAACACAGCGCGACGTTCCTGCGCGTCGCGGCGCTGTCGTTCGGCTTCATCGGCGTGATGCGCGCTTACACCGGGGGGTTCCGGGGCGCGGGCGATACGCTGGTCGCCGCGGCCATCTCGATCCTGACGCTTGGGGTCGTTCGCCTGCCGGTCGCGTGGATCGCCGCGGGGACGTTCGGGGCGCTCGGCCTCTGGATATCGTTTCCGATCTCGAACGCCATCGGCGGACTGGTCGCCTACTGCTGGTTCAAGCGCGGGACGTGGCGCGAGAGCGACCTCACCGGTTCGGGGATCGGTATCGGAGACACCAGTGGGGAGGCGGTGAGCAACGACTGA
- a CDS encoding acetamidase/formamidase family protein, translating to MKSIGSVGIASLGTGVAFSHEGEHDESADSSESGSADESYRVESTPENVVWGAIDPTKEPVETVPSGSTVEIETISHEGILEDQPGPEEFFTNNGIPESEILKDQVRVHDEVPHDGAGPHVVTGPVYIEDAEPGDVLEVEVLDLEFRVPYGANTFRQGKGGLPSEFTWNDSKVIEFDLERGVALLSEGIEIPLEPFLGIMAVGPTLTTGRVNSVPPGPFGGNIDIQGTGVGTTLYFPVFRPGALFFTGDGHALQGNGEVDLTALETSLTGTLKFTVHKDAAQMDWPVAETDDDVYIMGINEDLDDAMEQAIEEAISVLVHQKGMSPTEAYRYCSLAVDFNVSQVVDINKGIHGKIPKSTFEEGFDVDPQALGEDF from the coding sequence ATGAAGTCAATCGGATCGGTAGGAATTGCGAGCCTTGGCACGGGAGTTGCGTTCTCACACGAGGGAGAACACGACGAATCGGCGGATTCAAGCGAAAGTGGATCGGCAGACGAATCGTACCGCGTCGAATCGACGCCGGAGAACGTGGTCTGGGGAGCGATTGACCCGACGAAAGAACCAGTTGAGACGGTTCCATCCGGATCGACGGTCGAGATCGAGACCATTTCGCACGAGGGCATTCTAGAGGACCAGCCCGGTCCTGAGGAGTTCTTTACGAACAACGGTATTCCGGAGTCGGAGATCTTGAAGGACCAGGTCAGGGTTCACGACGAAGTGCCACACGACGGTGCCGGCCCGCACGTGGTTACCGGGCCGGTCTATATCGAGGACGCCGAACCGGGCGACGTACTGGAGGTCGAAGTGCTCGACCTCGAGTTCCGTGTGCCCTACGGCGCCAACACGTTCCGGCAGGGGAAGGGTGGATTGCCGTCGGAGTTTACGTGGAACGATAGCAAGGTAATCGAGTTCGATCTGGAACGGGGGGTCGCACTGCTCTCGGAGGGCATCGAGATACCCCTGGAGCCGTTCCTTGGTATCATGGCTGTCGGCCCGACGCTGACGACCGGCCGGGTAAACTCCGTACCTCCGGGACCGTTTGGCGGTAATATCGACATTCAGGGAACGGGTGTCGGGACGACACTCTATTTCCCGGTCTTCCGCCCCGGTGCCCTGTTCTTCACTGGCGATGGCCATGCACTCCAAGGAAACGGCGAGGTAGATCTCACGGCGCTCGAAACGTCGCTTACGGGGACGCTGAAGTTCACCGTCCACAAGGACGCCGCCCAGATGGACTGGCCCGTCGCGGAGACCGACGACGACGTCTACATCATGGGAATCAACGAGGACCTCGACGACGCGATGGAGCAGGCGATTGAGGAGGCGATCTCCGTGCTGGTCCACCAGAAAGGAATGTCCCCCACGGAGGCCTATCGCTACTGTAGCCTCGCCGTTGATTTCAACGTCTCACAGGTCGTCGACATCAACAAAGGGATCCACGGCAAGATCCCTAAATCCACCTTTGAGGAGGGCTTCGACGTCGACCCACAGGCCCTTGGGGAGGATTTCTAA
- a CDS encoding TetR/AcrR family transcriptional regulator produces the protein MADSPDRSDSDPDEEIMRATYRALREHGYADLTVKRIADEYGKSTAAIHYHYDTKDNLLAAFLDYVLGRFKDSVHEVETTDPEQRLELLLDQLLVELEDHRDLLIAMLEMRSQAPYKETFSERFQQNDEYVRYLLETVIAQGIEAGAFAEVDPDHVARALMTIVDGARTREVVLEGDALATARQTADEYVTAVLLEDEP, from the coding sequence ATGGCCGACTCACCGGATCGATCCGACTCGGATCCCGACGAGGAGATCATGCGGGCGACCTATCGGGCGCTGCGCGAGCACGGCTACGCGGACCTCACGGTCAAACGGATCGCCGACGAGTACGGCAAATCGACGGCCGCGATCCACTACCACTACGATACGAAGGACAACCTGCTGGCGGCGTTTCTGGACTACGTCCTCGGGCGGTTCAAGGACAGCGTCCACGAGGTCGAGACTACCGACCCCGAACAACGACTGGAACTGCTGTTGGATCAACTGCTCGTCGAACTCGAGGACCACCGTGATCTGTTGATCGCGATGCTGGAGATGCGAAGTCAGGCCCCCTACAAGGAGACCTTCAGCGAGCGCTTCCAGCAGAACGACGAGTACGTCCGCTACCTCCTCGAGACGGTGATCGCCCAGGGAATCGAGGCGGGCGCCTTCGCGGAGGTCGATCCCGACCACGTCGCCCGCGCGCTCATGACGATCGTCGACGGCGCACGCACCCGGGAGGTCGTCCTCGAGGGGGACGCGCTTGCTACGGCGAGACAGACCGCCGACGAGTACGTCACGGCCGTGTTGCTCGAGGACGAACCCTGA
- a CDS encoding class I SAM-dependent methyltransferase has product MRPDDVRQDWAERSGKFSPAYYARIGPNEVSETLVDVLTHYVDDSAAILEVGCGSGRHLAHLHEHGFGNLTGIDINDEAFSVMAEHYPRLSEGGTFHTGAIEELVPEFDDDAFDVVYSVETLQHVHPDDEWVFEEFARITSDLLVTAENEGNGPTRGREETPVSYVDDEFPLYHRDWKRVFSTAGLAQLIREPTSRDTIRVFRAP; this is encoded by the coding sequence ATGCGCCCGGACGACGTCCGTCAGGACTGGGCCGAACGCTCCGGGAAGTTCTCGCCGGCGTACTACGCCCGGATCGGCCCCAACGAAGTCAGCGAGACGCTCGTCGACGTGCTCACCCACTACGTCGACGATTCGGCCGCGATCCTCGAGGTCGGGTGTGGCTCGGGCCGCCATCTGGCCCACCTGCACGAGCACGGCTTCGGGAACCTCACCGGAATCGATATCAACGACGAGGCGTTCTCGGTGATGGCCGAGCACTACCCGCGACTCTCGGAGGGAGGAACCTTCCATACCGGTGCCATCGAGGAGCTCGTCCCGGAGTTCGACGACGACGCGTTCGACGTCGTCTACTCGGTCGAGACCCTCCAGCACGTCCATCCCGATGACGAGTGGGTTTTCGAGGAGTTCGCCCGCATCACGAGCGATCTGCTCGTGACGGCCGAAAACGAGGGCAACGGTCCGACACGCGGTCGCGAGGAGACGCCCGTCAGCTACGTCGACGACGAGTTCCCGCTCTATCACCGCGACTGGAAGCGGGTCTTCTCGACGGCGGGGCTCGCCCAGCTGATCCGCGAGCCGACGTCGCGGGACACTATCCGGGTGTTTCGAGCGCCGTAG
- a CDS encoding NAD-dependent epimerase/dehydratase family protein, which yields MDVTESRLLVTGGAGFIGTHLTERLLDAGNDVVVVDNFANSDPSTVPDGAELIEGDLTDSDVASEAIDSDIDGVFHLAARKSVNDENPRGQFEDNSAMTYNVLEAMDAADVSEIAFTSSSTVYGEAPRPTPEDYAPLEPISVYAASKIADESLLSTYAHTHGMRVWTFRFANIVGPHLRGAVIPDFVEKLRANPETLTILGNGRQEKSYMYIEDCLDAMEHVIEHTERPVNTFNLGTRTTTSVNRIADIVSDELGLDPDYEYTGGERGWTGDVPKMRLSIEKLTGLGWDVSLESDRAVRKTARELADEMDE from the coding sequence ATGGACGTGACCGAGAGTCGTCTCCTCGTAACGGGTGGTGCCGGGTTCATCGGTACCCACCTGACCGAGCGACTCCTCGACGCCGGAAACGACGTCGTCGTCGTCGACAACTTCGCCAACAGCGACCCCTCAACTGTTCCCGACGGGGCGGAACTGATCGAGGGCGACCTCACCGACAGCGACGTCGCAAGCGAGGCGATCGATAGCGATATCGACGGCGTGTTCCACCTCGCCGCACGCAAATCGGTCAACGATGAGAACCCACGCGGGCAGTTCGAGGACAACTCCGCGATGACGTACAACGTCCTCGAGGCGATGGACGCCGCCGACGTCTCCGAGATCGCTTTCACCTCCTCCTCGACGGTCTACGGGGAGGCCCCGCGTCCCACACCCGAGGACTATGCCCCCCTTGAACCGATCAGCGTCTACGCGGCGAGCAAGATCGCCGACGAGAGCCTGCTCTCGACGTACGCCCACACCCACGGAATGCGAGTGTGGACCTTTCGGTTCGCGAACATCGTCGGCCCGCACCTCCGAGGGGCGGTGATCCCCGACTTCGTTGAGAAACTTCGGGCGAACCCCGAGACGCTGACGATCCTCGGTAACGGCCGCCAGGAGAAGTCCTACATGTACATCGAGGACTGTCTGGACGCGATGGAACACGTCATCGAGCACACCGAGCGCCCGGTCAACACGTTCAACCTCGGTACGCGGACGACGACCTCGGTCAATCGGATCGCCGACATCGTCAGCGACGAACTCGGGCTGGATCCCGACTACGAGTACACGGGTGGTGAGCGCGGCTGGACCGGCGACGTGCCTAAGATGCGCCTCTCGATCGAGAAACTCACGGGACTGGGATGGGACGTCTCCCTCGAGAGCGACCGGGCGGTGCGAAAAACGGCCCGTGAACTCGCCGACGAAATGGACGAGTAA
- a CDS encoding DUF7344 domain-containing protein — MSQSNTGCGRIVSGHVPKRANRRRWYVLRYLGACTYPASVGELGDHVAPRVGADSETVAEALRERDLSTLADCSAIEYDADSGLACLSDRYDSYGECARRALTAGVVSHHQPPRLDWLPIEEPDLGDVALSGVR, encoded by the coding sequence ATGTCTCAATCCAATACCGGATGCGGGCGGATCGTTTCGGGACACGTTCCCAAACGAGCCAACCGCCGTCGCTGGTACGTTCTACGATACCTCGGCGCCTGTACGTATCCCGCTTCCGTCGGCGAACTCGGGGATCACGTCGCCCCGCGGGTCGGTGCCGACTCGGAAACCGTCGCGGAGGCGCTCCGGGAACGGGACCTCTCCACGCTGGCCGACTGTAGTGCCATCGAGTACGACGCCGACTCCGGGCTGGCGTGTCTCTCCGACCGTTACGACTCGTACGGGGAGTGTGCCCGCCGCGCGCTCACCGCTGGTGTCGTCTCCCATCATCAACCGCCGCGTCTCGATTGGCTCCCGATCGAAGAACCCGACCTCGGCGACGTCGCACTATCGGGCGTCCGGTAG